A segment of the Sulfitobacter sp. D7 genome:
GCCGTGGCCCTGATCGAAGCGGATCGGATTGGCCCAAATGACACGCTGCCCATTGCCGCGCAGGTGACAGAAGCGCCCAAGCGCCGCTTTGGGTTTGGCGCGGAACTGTCTTCGCTCGAAGGGCTGACGTTGAGCACCTTCTGGCTGCACCGTAATCTGTTGGGCGGAGCCGAACGGCTGCGCTTGTCGGCAGAGATCGAAGGCATCGGCGGCAACTCGGGCGGCGAAGACTATACGCTCTCCGCTCGGTTCGAGCGTCCGGCGACCTTTAACGAAGATACCGATTTCTATGCGCTGGCGACGCTAGAGCAGCTGGATGAGGTGAATTACTTCTCCCGTCAGTTGGATCTGGAAGCGGGGATCGAGCGGATCGCCAACCAAAACCGCACCTATTCTGCGGGCCTTGGCCTGCGTGTGGCCGAGACAGAGGATGCCTTTGGCACCAACCAATACACCCTGCTGACCTTGCCGCTGGGGGCTGAGTTCGACTACCGCGACAAGGAACTGGACGCGACCGAGGGCTATTACATCGACGCTAATATCACGCCCTTCGTCGCGCTGTCGGGGTCTGAAAGCGGTCTGAGGACCTATTTTGATGCGCGTTACTACCGCAGCTTTGGAACCGAGCGCCCCGTGACACTGGCCTTCCGGGGGCAGCTTGGCTCCGTCGCCGGGCCGGACCTTTCCGAGGCGCCTGCGGATTACCTGTTTTACTCTGGCGGGGGCGGCACCGTGCGCGGGCAGCCCTATCAGTCGCTGGGGGTTGATCTGGCAAGCGGCGACACCGTGGGCGGGCGCAGCTTTGTCGGCCTCTCGGCAGAGGCGCGGGTGGCCCTGACCGAGAAGATCGGCGTCGTGGGCTTTGCCGATGCGGGCTATATCGGGTCAGAAGAATTCTACGACGGATCAGGCACTTGGCACTCCGGCGCGGGGCTGGGGCTGCGCTATGCCACGGGCATCGGCCCGATCCGTCTGGATGTGGCCGTGCCCACCTCGGGGCCGGAAGTTGATGAAGATTTCCAAGTCTATATCGGGATTGGACAGGCGTTTTAATGCGACAGTTTTTGCAGATTCTCACCGCCAGCTTTGTCTATCTGGCCTGCCTCACACCGGCTTTTGCGCAGGATGATGATAAGGGCTTTCTCACCCGGACCATTCAGGATGCGCTGAGTGGCGCGGGCCGCACTGTCAGCATTGACGGGTTTTCAGGGGCGCTGAGTTCGGCAGCCTCCTTTGATCGGATGACGATTTCGGACGACGATGGCATCTGGCTGACGTTGGAAGAGGTGGTGCTGGATTGGAACCGCTCGGCCTTGCTGCGCGGACGGCTAGAGGTTGAGCAACTCACCGCCGGGCGGCTGGATGTTGAGCGTCTGCCGGTCAGCAATGAGGTCGATCTGCCCGATGCCGAGGCCAAACCCTTTGCCTTGCCCGATCTGCCCGTCTCCATTGAAATCGCTGACTTTTCCGTGGATGAGATCAATCTGGGTGAGCCCATTCTGGGCGAGGCTGCGCAGCTTTCGGTCAAGGCAAATGCGCGGCTGACCGATACGGTCGGTATTGTCGATTTTCAGGCCCGCCGCACCGATGGCAAAAAGGGTGAGTTCGACATTCAGGCCAATTTCGACCGCACGGAAAACGTGCTGGACCTGCTGTTGAACCTGACCGAAGACCCCGAAGGCATCGCCTCGAAACTGCTGAACCTGCCGGGACAGCCTTCGGTGCAGATGACCGTCGAAGGCGCGGGTCCTCTGGATGATTTCGCGACCGATGTGACCATCGCCACCGATGGGCAAGAGCGTTTGGCCGGGCAAGTGACCCTTGGCACGCAGGCCCCACGCCGCGCCAGCGAAACCCCTGACCGTCGCATTCAGGCCGATATTGGCGGCGACATCACCGCGCTGCTCGCTCCTCGCTACCGCGAATTTTTCGGGGAAGACGTGCGGCTGGCGCTGGATGCGCTGCTTGAGAGCAACGGTGCTGTTGAGGTCAGCAGCTTTGCCCTTGCGGCGAATTCCGTCGATCTTGAGGGGCAGGTCACGCTGAACCAAGAGAAGTGGCCGACCCTGATCGACATCTCTGGCCGGATCGCAAACCCCGATGGCACTTCGACCCTGTTGCCGATTTCGGGTGAGGGCACGCGGGTAGAGGCCGTGACCCTGCGCGTGGATTACGATGCCGCCGATGGCGACCGCTTTGAAAGTGCGTTCGACATCACCGGGCTGGACACGGGCGCGCTGCAAATCGCGCAAACGCAACTGGCGCTTGATGGGATCCTCGAAGGCAACCTTGGCAGTTTGGGCCAATTCCTTGGCGATGTGACCTTTGCCACCGAGGGGCTGTCGCTGACCGATCCGGCCAGTGCCGAGGCCATTGGGGACGCGATCACCGGCAGCGCCGAAATCCGTTTCGTCGAAGGAGAACCGATTGAGATCAACGGGCTGACCCTGTCGGGAGAAGACTATGGCCTGACCGGCGAGGCGGCGATCAATGGGGTGGATACCGGGCTGCTCACGCAGTTGAAGATGACGCTCGAAGCGCGGGATATCAGTCGCTTTTCCGCGCTGGCAGGCCGCGATATCGCGGGCGCCACGGCGCTTGCGCTGAACGGGACGGTCACGCCTTTGGGCGGTATGTTCGATCTGGCGATTGCGGGCGGGACGGATGACCTTGAGATCGGGATCGAACAGGCCGATGCGGTTCTGGCGGGGCGCACCAGCCTCAGCATGGTCGCAAAGCGCAATGAGACCGGGACTTATCTTCGTGATCTGGACCTCAAGAACGACGCGATTGATCTGACCGGCAATGTCGAGTTGCGCAGCGAAGACAGCCGCGCGGATTTGGACTTTACGCTCGCCGATGTCGGGCTGGTTCTGCCGCAATACGAAGGCCCCATCGCGGTCAAGGCGACAGCGGTGCAAGAGACGCGCGGCTGGGTTGTCGATGCGGTCACCGATGGCCCCTATGACGCGGCGCTGACCGTGTCAGGCTTGGCCACGGGCGAGGACGCGCAGATCGATTTCACCGCAGATATCCCACGGATCGAAGATTTCGTACCAGACGCGGATATCACCGGGCCTGTCACGGCCAAGGGCGAGTTGCGCCAGACACCACAGGGCTGGGAGATCAACACCAACGCCAGCGGCCCGCTTGATGCGCACGCCTCGGTCAGGGGGCTGGTCACGCCGCGCGTCGATGTGGCCTTTGATCTGTCGTTGCCCGATATCCAACCTCTCGTGCCGCAAATCAACGGCGGGGTTGAGGCCAGTGGCACGTTGGAGCAGACCGAACAGGGGTTTGTCGTCGATACCATCGCCAATGGCCCCTACGATAGTCGCGTTGCGCTGGAAGGGCTGGCAACCGGCCCTGACATGGCGCTGCGCTTTGACCTGACCTTGCCGGATGTCAGCCCGCTGGCCCCCGGCGTCAACGGGCCGCTTGCCGCGCAGGGCACCGTCCGCCAGCAAGAGGATGGCATTGCCGTGGATGTCGCCGCGACCGGCCCCTACGGCAGCAGCGCCGTGGTCGAAGGTCTGGCAACCGGTCCGAATATGGCGCTCAGCTTTGATCTGTCGGTACCCGACCTTAGCCCCATCGCCCCCGGTGTGAATGGCCCGCTTTCGGCCACCGGCGACATCCGTCAAACAGAAGACGGGATCGCCGTGGATGTGAGCGCCAACGGCCCCTATGGCAGCAATGCCATGGTCGAAGGGCTGGTCACCGGTGAGGTCTCAATGCGGTTCGACGTCTCCGTTCCCAAACTGAACCCGCTGGTGCCCAGCGTCACGGGTTCTTTCGCCGCGAATGGCGTGGCGCGCCAGACCGAAGCAGGTGTGGTGCTTGATGCAAGCGCCAGCGGCCCCTTCGGCGCGCGGGCGACGGTCGAAGGCTTGGTGACCGGCCCCAATGCGGCGGTCGATTTCCAGCTGAACATGCCGGACATCGGCGCCTTGGTGGAGCAGGTGAACGGCCCGCTGAGCGTCGCAGGCTCGGCCCGGCGCGAGGGGGAGGCATGGCGGATTGATACCAATGCCAACGGCCCCGCCGGCACGCAGGCAACCGTGGCTGGATTGGTGAGCCCCGATGGGACGCTGAACCTTGATATCGCGGGCAACGCGCCGCTCGGCCTGTCGCGTCCCTTCCTTGCCCCGCGCAACTTGCAGGGGCAGGCGCAGTTTGACTTGCAAATCAACGGCCCGGCAGCGCTGTCGTCGGTCAGCGGGCGCATCACCACCAGCGACGCGACGTTCACCGCGCCGAACCTGCGCGTGGCGCTGCGCGGGATCAATGCGGATATCCAGCTTGGCAACAACCGGGCGCAGTTGAACGTGACCGGTCAGGCAGTCGACGGCGGAGAGCTGCGTGTGGCGGGGGCGATCACCCTGACACCGGCCTTGCCTGCAGATATCAGCGTGACTCTGCGCAATCTCGTCTATGCGGACCCAAGCCTTTACAGCACCACGCTGAACGGCGACCTGCGGCTTGCAGGCCCCTTAAGCGGTGGGGCGCAGATCACCGGGGTGATCAACGCAGGCGAGACCAATATTCAGGTGCCCGCAACGGGGCTGACCTCAATCGGGGACATTCCGCAGATCACCCATGTCAACGCGCCCGCCGATGTTCTGGCAACGCGGCGCAAGGCCGGGCTGGAGGGGGCCGAGGCGGGGGAAGACCCTGCCGAGGATGCTTCTAGCCCCGGCTTTGGCCTGAACCTGCAATTGAACGCGCCCAACCGGATTTTCGTGCGCGGGCGCGGGCTTGATGCGGAACTGGGCGGCTCGCTCAACCTCAGCGGCACCACCAACCGCATCATCTCTGCCGGGCGGTTTGAACTGATCCGGGGGCGGCTGGATATCTTGGGCAAACGCTTCTTGCTCGACGAAGGCTCGGTCCAGTTTCAGGGCGATTTCATTCCCTATATCCGCTTTGTGACCTCGACCGATACCGAAGCGGGCGAGGTGCGTGTCATCGTCAGCGGCCCTGCGAATGAGCCAGAGGTGACCTTTGAATCCACCCCCGCCGCACCGCAGGATGAGGTGCTGTCGCAACTGCTCTTTGGTCGCAACATCTCGGAAATCTCGGCCTTCCAAGCGCTGCAATTGGCCAGTGCGGTGGCGACCCTTGCGGGCCGTGGCGGCGAAGGGGTGATCGGCAACCTGCGCGAAGGCTTTGGCTTGGACGATCTGGATGTGACCACCACCGACGACGGTGCAACGGCGCTGCGGCTTGGGAAATACCTGACCGACAATGTCTATACCGATGTCACGGCGGCCTCTGACGGGACTGGCGAGGTTTCCCTCAACCTTGACATTACCGAAAGCCTTACGGCCAAGGGCACGCTTGGCTCGGATGGCGACAGCAGCATCGGCATCTTCTTTGAGCGGGATTACTGAGAACGGGGGTGCCTTGCGGGGCGGCCTTGGCCGCGTTTAATCCGCGTCGCGCGGGGTAAATTGGCCATAGCGGCCTTGGTCGAACATCAGCCCCGCCGCGCCATCCTCGCGCAGGGCGACCTGTTGCACATGGCCCAAAATCAGCGAATGATCGCCCGCCGGATGCACGGCGTAGGTGTTGCAGTGAAACCGGGCAAGGCAGCCCGAAAAGGTCGGCACGCCTGCGGCATCTTCGGTCCAGTCGAAACCGGAAAAGTCGTGACCTTGGCCGGCGAACCGCTGGGCTAAATCCTCTTGATCCGCGCCAAGGACATGGATGCAGAACGATGCGGCCGAGGTGAAACTGTCGTGCCGTTTGGATGAGATCGCAGGCGACCACAGCACCAAGGGCGGCTCAAGCGAGACCGAGGCGAAGGAATTCGCGGTCATCCCCAAGGGGCCCTGTGCGGTTTTCACGGTCACCACGGTCACGCCGGTGCCGAAACGCCCAAAGGCGCGCCGCAGGGCTGGGGCATCGCCGCTGTCGGGCGAGAAGGGGATCAGATCATCACTCATAGCGACAAGCGGTGCCATGTAGCGGCTGATTTGTCCAGCGGTGCCGGGGCGTTGCGCGCCCCGTCACCCTGCGCGGTATTTCGCCTCTGTGGCCACGGGTAGGAACCCCAGCCGGGGATGGGCGTTGGGTCTGCGATGAGAGGCATCATCGGCCCCTACTTGGTGTCGATGCTGGCTGTCTGAAAGGGGCGGGGCAGGTCATCTGCGCCGCCTGTCCAAGGCACCCGAATGCCGTTCAAAGCAGAAAAGGCGCGCAACGCCGCGCCGGAAAGTGACAAAAGATGATGCATGCAACCAAACTGACCCTCGGCGCCGCCCTCTTGAGCGCCACCGCTTTCGGTTCCACCGCGATGGCCGATGACAATGAGACCGTAGACCACGCTGAGATCGGGTCGCTGTCTTGCGATGTGGGCGATGGCACCGGCTTTATCTTTGGCTCCACCCGCGAGCTGACCTGTACCTTCAACCCCATCGAAGAAGGTCTCGAGGATGAGACCTATGTCGGTGAGATCAACCGCTGGGGCGTCGATATCGGCAAGACCCAGAACGGCCAGATGTCTTGGCTGGTGTTGGCCCCAACTGAGCAGGAATATTACGAAGGCGGTCTGAACGGCAGCTACAAGGGTGTCTCTGCTGAGGCGACCGTTGGTGTCGGCGCAGGCGCCAACCTGATGACAGGTGGCT
Coding sequences within it:
- a CDS encoding autotransporter assembly complex protein TamA, producing MAQQGQTQGAAYCLALGLLLGGGAAAQAAELAITGIDDDSELYATLRDGSLLAEQTDEDAEPATPQELVAAAQADYGRLLALLYDNGYFGPTLKITLDGVDAAAIPPVQPPRRIDRAVITVDPGPKFRFGAARIAPVAPGTELPEGFASGETASLGVLKETVSAGVSGWRDVGHAKAELADQDLVAKHRERQIDAALRIAPGPKLRFGALTVTGNEDVRTARLIEIAGLPEGEVFSPEELELATERLRRTGAFDAVALIEADRIGPNDTLPIAAQVTEAPKRRFGFGAELSSLEGLTLSTFWLHRNLLGGAERLRLSAEIEGIGGNSGGEDYTLSARFERPATFNEDTDFYALATLEQLDEVNYFSRQLDLEAGIERIANQNRTYSAGLGLRVAETEDAFGTNQYTLLTLPLGAEFDYRDKELDATEGYYIDANITPFVALSGSESGLRTYFDARYYRSFGTERPVTLAFRGQLGSVAGPDLSEAPADYLFYSGGGGTVRGQPYQSLGVDLASGDTVGGRSFVGLSAEARVALTEKIGVVGFADAGYIGSEEFYDGSGTWHSGAGLGLRYATGIGPIRLDVAVPTSGPEVDEDFQVYIGIGQAF
- a CDS encoding translocation/assembly module TamB domain-containing protein, whose product is MRQFLQILTASFVYLACLTPAFAQDDDKGFLTRTIQDALSGAGRTVSIDGFSGALSSAASFDRMTISDDDGIWLTLEEVVLDWNRSALLRGRLEVEQLTAGRLDVERLPVSNEVDLPDAEAKPFALPDLPVSIEIADFSVDEINLGEPILGEAAQLSVKANARLTDTVGIVDFQARRTDGKKGEFDIQANFDRTENVLDLLLNLTEDPEGIASKLLNLPGQPSVQMTVEGAGPLDDFATDVTIATDGQERLAGQVTLGTQAPRRASETPDRRIQADIGGDITALLAPRYREFFGEDVRLALDALLESNGAVEVSSFALAANSVDLEGQVTLNQEKWPTLIDISGRIANPDGTSTLLPISGEGTRVEAVTLRVDYDAADGDRFESAFDITGLDTGALQIAQTQLALDGILEGNLGSLGQFLGDVTFATEGLSLTDPASAEAIGDAITGSAEIRFVEGEPIEINGLTLSGEDYGLTGEAAINGVDTGLLTQLKMTLEARDISRFSALAGRDIAGATALALNGTVTPLGGMFDLAIAGGTDDLEIGIEQADAVLAGRTSLSMVAKRNETGTYLRDLDLKNDAIDLTGNVELRSEDSRADLDFTLADVGLVLPQYEGPIAVKATAVQETRGWVVDAVTDGPYDAALTVSGLATGEDAQIDFTADIPRIEDFVPDADITGPVTAKGELRQTPQGWEINTNASGPLDAHASVRGLVTPRVDVAFDLSLPDIQPLVPQINGGVEASGTLEQTEQGFVVDTIANGPYDSRVALEGLATGPDMALRFDLTLPDVSPLAPGVNGPLAAQGTVRQQEDGIAVDVAATGPYGSSAVVEGLATGPNMALSFDLSVPDLSPIAPGVNGPLSATGDIRQTEDGIAVDVSANGPYGSNAMVEGLVTGEVSMRFDVSVPKLNPLVPSVTGSFAANGVARQTEAGVVLDASASGPFGARATVEGLVTGPNAAVDFQLNMPDIGALVEQVNGPLSVAGSARREGEAWRIDTNANGPAGTQATVAGLVSPDGTLNLDIAGNAPLGLSRPFLAPRNLQGQAQFDLQINGPAALSSVSGRITTSDATFTAPNLRVALRGINADIQLGNNRAQLNVTGQAVDGGELRVAGAITLTPALPADISVTLRNLVYADPSLYSTTLNGDLRLAGPLSGGAQITGVINAGETNIQVPATGLTSIGDIPQITHVNAPADVLATRRKAGLEGAEAGEDPAEDASSPGFGLNLQLNAPNRIFVRGRGLDAELGGSLNLSGTTNRIISAGRFELIRGRLDILGKRFLLDEGSVQFQGDFIPYIRFVTSTDTEAGEVRVIVSGPANEPEVTFESTPAAPQDEVLSQLLFGRNISEISAFQALQLASAVATLAGRGGEGVIGNLREGFGLDDLDVTTTDDGATALRLGKYLTDNVYTDVTAASDGTGEVSLNLDITESLTAKGTLGSDGDSSIGIFFERDY
- a CDS encoding flavin reductase family protein; this translates as MAPLVAMSDDLIPFSPDSGDAPALRRAFGRFGTGVTVVTVKTAQGPLGMTANSFASVSLEPPLVLWSPAISSKRHDSFTSAASFCIHVLGADQEDLAQRFAGQGHDFSGFDWTEDAAGVPTFSGCLARFHCNTYAVHPAGDHSLILGHVQQVALREDGAAGLMFDQGRYGQFTPRDAD
- a CDS encoding DUF992 domain-containing protein, which gives rise to MMHATKLTLGAALLSATAFGSTAMADDNETVDHAEIGSLSCDVGDGTGFIFGSTRELTCTFNPIEEGLEDETYVGEINRWGVDIGKTQNGQMSWLVLAPTEQEYYEGGLNGSYKGVSAEATVGVGAGANLMTGGSENTLALQPLSVNTQTGVNFAVGVGEINLQRVEG